Proteins co-encoded in one Thermodesulfobacteriota bacterium genomic window:
- a CDS encoding aspartate/glutamate racemase family protein, whose amino-acid sequence MKMNSEVVDSGRPSLGIILLDTLFPRPIGDVGNPGTFPFPVLYEVVKGAIPSRVVQGRDSSLLPPFIEAARRLVERGAKAITTSCGFLALFQRELSTAVPIPVFTSSLVQIPWAYELVGRRGRIGVLTADPQALGIDHLQSVGAEGTPVVIGGMDPEGEFYETYVRNRPRADFGKVEGEIVAKLEEMLRDHPDLSALVLECTNMALYRRALRKIFDRPIFDILTLIHYLHSSLK is encoded by the coding sequence ATGAAGATGAATTCGGAGGTGGTCGATTCGGGAAGACCGTCGCTCGGCATCATCCTTCTGGACACGCTCTTTCCAAGACCGATTGGAGATGTCGGCAATCCCGGGACCTTTCCCTTTCCTGTCCTCTATGAGGTCGTCAAAGGGGCCATTCCTTCACGGGTGGTTCAAGGGAGGGACTCTTCCCTTTTGCCGCCATTTATCGAGGCCGCCCGGCGACTGGTAGAAAGGGGAGCCAAGGCCATCACCACCAGCTGTGGATTTCTCGCCCTCTTCCAGAGAGAGCTGTCCACCGCGGTCCCGATTCCGGTCTTCACCTCTAGCCTGGTTCAGATTCCTTGGGCTTATGAATTGGTGGGCCGAAGGGGAAGGATCGGGGTGCTCACGGCCGACCCTCAAGCCCTGGGGATCGATCATCTCCAAAGCGTCGGTGCCGAAGGGACGCCGGTGGTCATTGGCGGGATGGACCCCGAGGGGGAGTTTTACGAAACGTATGTGAGGAACCGCCCTCGGGCTGACTTTGGAAAGGTGGAGGGGGAGATCGTGGCCAAACTGGAGGAGATGCTCAGGGATCATCCCGACCTCTCCGCCCTTGTCCTCGAGTGTACGAATATGGCCCTCTACCGGAGGGCTCTGAGGAAGATCTTCGACCGGCCCATCTTCGATATCCTTACCCTCATCCACTATCTCCATTCGAGTTTAAAGTGA